A single Tenacibaculum sp. Bg11-29 DNA region contains:
- a CDS encoding head GIN domain-containing protein — translation MKKQFITTLIIFISLTLNAQSWWGGKKVRGNGKVITKTRSINKFDKVSVGGSFDVNLIAGTEGKITLKGEENLLPYIETTVKNGKLKVQFKENTNIRTTKRLIVTIPFESINAISLGGSGDVHVQKIIKSDEISISIGGSGSINANIDTNTIKASIGGSGNIKLKGNTSNFKCSIAGSGNIKAYDLDTETLKASIAGSGSVETTVSTKIKASVVGSGSVYYKGTPKHIDTNSIGSGDVIDKN, via the coding sequence ATGAAAAAACAATTTATAACAACCTTAATAATTTTTATTTCTCTTACTTTAAATGCGCAAAGCTGGTGGGGAGGTAAAAAAGTTAGAGGAAATGGGAAGGTTATCACAAAAACTAGATCAATAAATAAATTTGATAAGGTTAGCGTTGGTGGTTCGTTTGATGTTAATTTAATAGCAGGAACTGAAGGTAAGATTACTCTTAAAGGAGAAGAAAACTTACTTCCTTATATTGAAACAACAGTAAAAAACGGAAAATTAAAAGTTCAGTTTAAAGAAAACACTAACATTAGAACAACTAAACGTTTAATTGTTACAATTCCTTTTGAAAGTATTAATGCTATTTCTTTAGGTGGTTCTGGTGATGTACATGTACAAAAAATAATTAAATCGGATGAAATATCTATTAGTATAGGTGGCTCTGGAAGCATCAATGCAAATATTGACACCAATACTATAAAAGCTTCAATTGGTGGCTCTGGAAACATAAAATTAAAAGGAAATACAAGTAATTTTAAATGCTCTATAGCAGGATCTGGGAATATAAAAGCATATGATTTAGATACTGAAACTTTAAAAGCTAGTATTGCGGGCTCTGGAAGCGTAGAAACAACTGTAAGTACTAAAATAAAAGCAAGTGTTGTAGGCTCTGGAAGTGTTTATTATAAAGGAACTCCTAAACATATAGATACTAATTCAATAGGTTCTGGAGATGTAATTGATAAAAACTAA
- a CDS encoding RNA polymerase sigma factor, which translates to MESKTTHINQLIERCKKNDSNAQMQVYNDYYKAMYNTAYRILKDEFEAEDLIQEAFLTAFTKLNTFKGDVTFGAWLKRIVINKSITQLKKNNRYNEVKMEIIPNPEEETTVNYSSLTVKEVMSSLLNLKENYRVILTLNLIEGYDYEEISQILNYTNENVRTTISRAKKKLKQVLLANKKNTQVYGR; encoded by the coding sequence TTGGAATCTAAAACAACGCATATCAACCAACTAATAGAACGCTGTAAAAAAAATGATAGTAATGCACAAATGCAAGTGTATAATGACTATTATAAAGCAATGTATAATACTGCTTATCGCATTTTAAAAGATGAATTTGAAGCTGAAGATTTAATTCAAGAAGCTTTTTTAACTGCTTTTACTAAGTTAAATACTTTTAAAGGAGATGTTACTTTTGGCGCTTGGTTAAAAAGAATTGTAATCAACAAAAGTATTACACAATTAAAGAAAAATAATCGTTATAACGAAGTGAAAATGGAAATTATTCCTAACCCTGAAGAAGAGACAACTGTAAATTATAGTTCTTTAACGGTAAAAGAGGTAATGAGTAGTTTACTTAATTTAAAAGAAAATTATCGAGTTATTTTAACTTTAAACTTAATAGAAGGCTATGATTACGAAGAGATATCTCAAATATTAAATTACACAAACGAAAATGTACGCACAACTATTTCTAGAGCTAAGAAAAAATTAAAACAAGTATTACTTGCTAACAAAAAAAACACACAAGTATATGGAAGATAA
- a CDS encoding hydroxymethylglutaryl-CoA lyase yields the protein MIDSIKIIECPRDAMQGIKSHFISTEAKAKYINSLLKVGFDTIDFGSFVSPKAIPQMRDTAEVLSKLDLSTTRSKLLAIVANVRGANDASQFEEINYLGYPFSISENFQMRNTHKTIAQSIDTLKEVLAIANRTNKEVVAYLSMGFGNPYGDPWNVEIVGEWTEKLSNLGVKILSLSDTVGSSTPEDIDYLFSNLILSYPQIEFGAHLHTTPAKWFEKVDSAFKAGCRRFDGAIKGYGGCPMAKDELTGNMPTEKLISYFTTQKIETNIKPMSFESAYNKALDVF from the coding sequence ATGATTGACAGTATAAAAATTATAGAATGCCCTCGTGATGCGATGCAGGGAATTAAAAGTCATTTTATCTCTACAGAAGCGAAGGCAAAGTATATAAATTCTTTGTTAAAGGTAGGATTTGATACTATAGATTTTGGAAGTTTTGTATCACCAAAGGCAATTCCACAAATGAGAGATACAGCTGAGGTGTTATCAAAGTTAGATTTATCTACAACAAGAAGCAAATTGTTAGCAATTGTAGCTAATGTTAGAGGAGCTAATGATGCGTCTCAATTCGAAGAGATAAACTATCTAGGATATCCTTTTTCGATATCTGAAAACTTTCAAATGCGTAATACGCATAAAACAATAGCGCAATCTATTGATACGCTAAAAGAAGTATTGGCGATAGCTAATAGAACCAATAAAGAAGTAGTAGCGTATTTATCAATGGGATTTGGAAATCCTTACGGAGATCCTTGGAACGTCGAGATAGTTGGAGAATGGACAGAAAAATTGTCGAATTTAGGTGTAAAAATCTTATCTTTATCAGATACGGTTGGTAGTTCAACTCCTGAAGATATAGATTATTTGTTTTCTAACTTAATACTAAGTTACCCTCAAATAGAGTTTGGAGCACATTTGCATACGACTCCTGCAAAATGGTTTGAGAAAGTAGATAGTGCTTTTAAAGCTGGTTGTCGTCGTTTTGATGGTGCTATTAAAGGCTATGGAGGGTGCCCGATGGCAAAAGATGAATTAACAGGTAATATGCCTACTGAAAAATTAATATCCTATTTTACTACTCAAAAAATAGAAACAAATATAAAACCAATGAGTTTTGAAAGTGCTTATAATAAGGCATTAGACGTATTTTAA
- a CDS encoding putative zinc-binding metallopeptidase: MMKFKIFTLFLFFSVFCQSQVDIRIGVWQIQNGALIKNGSNKNDLANDYWEEFYRIFPKELTRKYIKRILLMTDGVDEKTGALISLNSRNDKWMLEIDVRDVNLKTRDKKRLHESIYTMVHEFGHLLTLNKTQIRPTKKNLQGEGESYLTLEGEAYKKSYINKFVNLFWKGALLDSWDVIQRDYCYTEANCVKKKHDLLYMNNDTEFITDYAVESPEEDIVESWTAFVLRPKIRNPKTIAEKKMNFFYQFPELVAYRKEIRKNTRKYLH; the protein is encoded by the coding sequence ATGATGAAATTTAAAATTTTTACTCTTTTTTTATTCTTTTCTGTCTTTTGTCAATCTCAGGTTGATATAAGGATAGGAGTATGGCAGATTCAAAATGGAGCTTTAATTAAAAATGGATCTAATAAAAATGACTTAGCTAATGATTATTGGGAAGAGTTTTATAGGATATTTCCTAAAGAGTTAACAAGGAAATATATTAAAAGAATCCTTTTAATGACTGATGGTGTAGATGAAAAAACAGGAGCACTTATTTCATTAAATTCAAGGAATGATAAATGGATGTTAGAGATTGATGTTAGAGATGTGAACCTTAAAACTAGGGATAAAAAAAGATTGCATGAATCTATTTATACAATGGTTCATGAATTCGGACATTTATTAACGCTAAACAAAACCCAGATAAGACCAACAAAGAAAAATTTGCAAGGAGAAGGAGAGTCATATTTAACTTTAGAAGGAGAAGCTTATAAGAAAAGTTATATAAATAAATTTGTTAATTTATTTTGGAAAGGAGCTTTATTAGATAGTTGGGATGTTATACAAAGGGATTATTGTTATACAGAAGCAAATTGTGTAAAGAAGAAACATGATTTGTTATATATGAATAATGATACTGAGTTTATTACCGATTATGCGGTGGAAAGCCCAGAAGAAGACATTGTTGAAAGTTGGACAGCATTTGTTTTAAGACCAAAAATTAGAAATCCTAAAACAATTGCAGAAAAAAAAATGAATTTCTTTTATCAATTTCCTGAACTGGTAGCATACCGAAAAGAAATTAGGAAAAATACACGTAAATATCTTCACTAA
- a CDS encoding bifunctional UDP-sugar hydrolase/5'-nucleotidase, producing the protein MSHFKLLFIAVTTALIFSCNFKKSTEKTSEPVYSFKKEAGKTYFNILQLNDVYEIAPIQGGQFGGMARVETVHQNLLKEEKNTMLVLAGDFLNPSLIGTMKIDGDRVRGKQMIEVMNAMNFDLVAFGNHEFDLSYSSLQKRLNESKFNWISANTFHNKAGKHEYFHKVINEKKEYLKDSYIREFNNADGTKLKVGFISACIPSNPRSYVYYRDIYEEIKKSYNEVKDKVDIVIGLTHLTFNQDKKVAELLPNVPLIMGGHEHANSYDSIGNVVIAKADANAKTAYIHRFEYNPITKKVKLKSELKEINDKIATNKKVGAIVDKWQKKLKIQIQDIVSNPYEVIYKTTIPLEARETQIRSVQTNMGKIITKAMSLAYDNKVDCALVNGGSVRIDDVLEGDVNIVDIFRVLPYGGAILKVDIKGNLLKEVLDYGYNAAGTGAYLQRYNVSKKSDEWFINNKVINDNKIYKVAFSDYLLRGLDIPMLSDKNPNILTIYKPDTSDLSYDIRRAVISYLKTL; encoded by the coding sequence ATGAGCCATTTTAAATTATTATTTATAGCGGTAACGACTGCTTTAATTTTTAGCTGTAATTTTAAAAAAAGCACAGAAAAGACTTCAGAACCTGTATATAGTTTTAAAAAAGAAGCAGGTAAAACATATTTTAATATACTTCAATTAAATGATGTTTATGAAATTGCGCCAATTCAAGGAGGACAGTTTGGAGGAATGGCAAGAGTTGAAACTGTACATCAAAACTTATTAAAAGAAGAAAAAAATACAATGCTTGTTTTAGCAGGAGACTTTTTAAATCCGTCTTTAATAGGTACTATGAAAATAGATGGAGATAGGGTTAGAGGTAAACAAATGATTGAAGTTATGAATGCAATGAATTTCGATCTTGTAGCTTTTGGTAATCATGAGTTTGATTTGAGTTACTCTAGTTTGCAAAAAAGATTAAATGAAAGTAAATTTAATTGGATTTCAGCAAACACTTTTCACAACAAAGCAGGGAAGCATGAATATTTTCATAAAGTAATCAATGAAAAAAAAGAATATTTAAAAGATTCATATATCAGAGAGTTTAATAATGCTGATGGTACAAAATTAAAAGTAGGTTTTATAAGTGCATGTATTCCTTCAAACCCTCGGAGTTATGTGTATTATAGAGATATTTATGAAGAAATTAAAAAATCATATAATGAAGTTAAAGATAAGGTAGATATTGTTATAGGCTTAACGCACTTAACGTTTAATCAAGATAAAAAAGTTGCTGAATTATTACCAAATGTTCCTTTGATAATGGGGGGACACGAGCATGCTAATAGTTATGATAGTATAGGGAATGTAGTTATAGCAAAAGCTGATGCGAATGCTAAGACAGCTTATATTCATCGTTTTGAGTATAATCCAATTACAAAAAAAGTAAAATTAAAATCAGAATTAAAGGAGATTAATGACAAGATTGCTACAAATAAAAAAGTAGGAGCAATTGTTGATAAATGGCAAAAGAAGTTAAAAATACAAATACAAGATATTGTATCAAACCCTTATGAAGTAATATATAAGACAACAATTCCATTAGAAGCTAGAGAAACTCAGATTAGAAGTGTTCAAACCAATATGGGAAAAATTATTACAAAAGCTATGAGTTTGGCTTATGATAATAAAGTTGATTGTGCCTTAGTGAATGGAGGTTCTGTTCGTATTGACGATGTTTTAGAAGGAGATGTTAATATTGTAGACATCTTTAGAGTTTTACCATATGGTGGAGCAATTTTAAAAGTTGATATCAAAGGAAATTTACTTAAAGAGGTTTTAGATTATGGTTATAACGCTGCCGGTACTGGTGCTTATTTACAACGTTATAATGTTAGTAAAAAAAGTGATGAATGGTTTATAAATAATAAAGTAATAAATGATAATAAAATTTATAAAGTAGCTTTTTCAGATTACTTACTAAGAGGATTAGATATTCCTATGTTATCAGACAAAAACCCCAATATACTTACTATATATAAGCCAGATACATCTGATTTAAGTTATGATATTAGACGTGCTGTTATTAGTTATTTAAAAACATTATAG
- a CDS encoding DUF4856 domain-containing protein, whose translation MKKVVFSILAISALVFTSCSSDGDTPINNVTAPTTYKFERNGNSSVSFSGQTTRIKMATELTSALKDVTKTEVALNEMFAHTAGNADFSDADLNTSSKSVRSKVAASVDFFAANTTDANAIKAKFDSWITEQVAVVYPNWAFNAVAGTAGKLEQNSGTARYINGKGVELNQIFAKGLIGALMADQMLNNYLSLAVLDAGTNITDNNAGTVATGKDYTTMEHKWDEAYGYLYGTEVNPEVPVLGADSFLNKYLGKVEADSDFAGVAKSVYDAFKLGRAAIVAKDYTLRDKQAEIIREKISEVIAIRTVHYLQAGKTLLATDKAAAFHDLSEGLGFLYSLQFTRKSNSASSYFTKVEIDGYLSDLLGTGNGLWEASTVATLDAVSSKIAAKFNFVVAETVN comes from the coding sequence ATGAAGAAAGTTGTTTTTTCAATATTAGCTATTTCAGCTTTAGTATTTACATCTTGTTCTAGTGATGGAGATACTCCAATTAATAACGTTACTGCGCCAACAACATATAAGTTTGAAAGAAACGGAAACTCTTCGGTTAGTTTTTCAGGGCAAACAACGCGTATTAAAATGGCAACAGAGTTAACATCTGCATTAAAAGATGTAACTAAAACTGAAGTTGCGTTAAATGAAATGTTTGCACATACTGCGGGTAATGCAGATTTTTCTGATGCAGATTTAAATACTTCAAGTAAAAGTGTACGTAGTAAAGTTGCAGCATCTGTTGATTTTTTTGCTGCTAATACTACCGATGCAAATGCAATTAAGGCAAAATTTGATTCTTGGATAACAGAACAAGTAGCTGTTGTATATCCAAACTGGGCTTTTAATGCAGTTGCAGGAACAGCAGGGAAGTTAGAACAGAATAGTGGTACAGCAAGATACATTAATGGTAAAGGAGTAGAATTAAATCAGATTTTTGCAAAAGGTTTAATAGGTGCTTTAATGGCTGATCAAATGTTAAATAACTATTTAAGTTTAGCAGTTTTAGATGCAGGTACAAATATAACAGATAATAATGCAGGTACTGTTGCTACAGGTAAAGACTACACTACAATGGAGCATAAATGGGATGAGGCTTATGGGTACTTGTATGGTACTGAAGTTAATCCAGAAGTTCCAGTTTTGGGTGCAGACAGTTTTTTAAATAAATATTTAGGAAAAGTTGAAGCAGATTCAGATTTTGCAGGTGTTGCAAAAAGTGTTTATGATGCATTTAAGTTAGGTAGAGCAGCAATTGTAGCTAAAGATTATACATTACGTGATAAACAAGCAGAAATTATACGTGAAAAAATATCAGAAGTAATAGCAATTAGAACAGTTCATTATTTACAAGCAGGTAAAACCTTATTAGCTACTGATAAAGCAGCAGCTTTTCATGATCTTTCAGAAGGTTTAGGATTTCTATATAGTTTACAATTTACACGTAAATCTAATAGTGCAAGCTCATATTTTACAAAAGTTGAGATTGATGGATATTTAAGTGATTTATTAGGTACAGGTAACGGATTGTGGGAAGCTTCTACCGTGGCTACATTAGATGCTGTTTCTAGTAAAATAGCAGCTAAGTTTAATTTTGTAGTAGCAGAAACTGTAAACTAA
- a CDS encoding imelysin family protein, producing MKKIILILVVAITVYACSSSNSDNPAPKDNFDRKAMLTHMADDIIIPAFKEFNDKLIVLKEKTAIYNSTPSIVTLQDVRASYNEAYKAWQHVAMFNIGKAEELQFVNYFNIFPTNVTQVETNIMSGTYDLAHTNSKDEIGFPALDYLFYGIAVGDTAIVAKYTGVDAVKYKKYLTDVVTKMSEVTTLVVSDWNGAFRDSFVNNSGNSGTASVNKIVNDYVFHYEKGIRSNKFGIPVGSFSGGTTFPEKVEAFYQQNLSKELALEALNASQSFFKGKNFGASNVEKLGFNAYLIALDRSDLATLINSQFDNSRTQINTLGDNFTEQITNNNVVMTKAFDKLQKNIISLKVGMMQAFGISLDAGYVDNDGD from the coding sequence ATGAAGAAAATAATTTTAATTTTAGTTGTTGCTATAACGGTTTACGCTTGTAGCAGTTCTAATTCAGATAATCCAGCTCCAAAAGATAATTTTGATAGAAAAGCAATGTTAACACACATGGCTGATGATATTATTATACCTGCTTTTAAAGAGTTTAATGATAAGTTAATTGTTTTAAAAGAAAAAACTGCAATTTATAATAGTACACCAAGCATCGTTACTTTACAAGATGTTCGTGCTTCTTATAATGAAGCATATAAAGCTTGGCAACATGTAGCTATGTTTAATATAGGTAAGGCGGAAGAATTACAATTTGTAAATTATTTTAATATTTTTCCTACAAACGTTACTCAAGTTGAAACGAACATAATGAGTGGTACATACGATTTAGCACATACTAATTCAAAAGACGAAATAGGATTTCCTGCGTTAGATTATTTATTTTATGGAATTGCAGTAGGTGATACAGCAATCGTAGCAAAATATACAGGAGTAGATGCAGTAAAATATAAAAAATACCTTACAGATGTTGTAACTAAAATGAGTGAGGTTACGACTCTTGTAGTTAGTGATTGGAATGGGGCCTTTAGAGATTCTTTTGTAAATAATTCAGGGAATTCAGGAACAGCTTCAGTTAATAAAATAGTAAATGACTATGTTTTTCATTATGAAAAAGGTATTAGAAGTAATAAATTTGGTATTCCAGTAGGTAGTTTCTCAGGAGGAACAACTTTTCCTGAAAAAGTTGAAGCTTTTTACCAACAGAATTTATCAAAAGAATTGGCTTTAGAAGCATTAAATGCATCACAGAGCTTTTTTAAAGGTAAGAATTTTGGAGCATCAAATGTTGAGAAATTAGGATTTAATGCATATTTAATAGCTTTAGATAGAAGTGATTTAGCAACATTAATTAACAGTCAATTTGATAATTCGAGAACGCAAATTAATACGCTAGGTGATAACTTTACTGAACAAATTACAAACAATAATGTAGTAATGACAAAAGCATTTGATAAGTTGCAAAAAAATATTATATCTTTAAAAGTAGGTATGATGCAAGCATTTGGTATAAGCTTAGATGCGGGCTATGTAGATAATGATGGAGATTAA
- a CDS encoding HTTM domain-containing protein, whose protein sequence is MTKEKYIKNQTNAAPLAVFRILFGIMMLASIIRFWYHGWIEKLYLEPKFHFTYYGFEWVQPIGTYTYLLFILCGLSAIFITIGYKYRLAIIFFFLSFTYIELMDKTTYLNHYYFISLLSFLLIFLPANKYFSVDSFLLKKEFKNIPKWTIDSIKLLLVIVYFYAGLAKLNSDWLFRAMPLKIWLPSKYDIPFIGNNVMQQEWFHYVMSWNGALYDLSIPFLLLWKRTRLLAFTLVVFFHVFTRILFPIGMFPFIMIIATLIFFEGTFHEKIINNIKRVFRLPIEKIQSIANYQYSNTKRKTITVIVGVFLIIQLLMPWRYLLYPGELFWTEEGYRFSWRVMLMEKAGYASFKIVDGKTGKFFYVDNTDFLTTYQEKQMSFQPDFILEYAHYLGDHFKRDGHKNIEVYVESFVALNGRLSESYINSNIDLYQQKEGFKHKKWILPFTNKIKINGL, encoded by the coding sequence ATGACCAAAGAAAAATATATAAAGAATCAAACAAATGCCGCTCCTCTAGCGGTTTTTCGTATTTTATTTGGTATAATGATGCTTGCCAGCATTATTAGATTTTGGTATCACGGGTGGATAGAAAAATTATACTTAGAACCTAAGTTTCACTTTACATATTATGGTTTTGAATGGGTACAACCAATAGGAACGTATACATACCTACTTTTTATTTTATGCGGTTTATCAGCAATATTTATAACGATAGGTTACAAATATAGATTGGCAATTATTTTTTTCTTTTTAAGTTTCACTTACATTGAGTTAATGGATAAAACAACTTATTTAAACCATTATTATTTTATAAGTTTATTAAGTTTTTTATTAATTTTTTTACCTGCAAATAAGTATTTTTCAGTAGACAGTTTTCTTTTAAAAAAAGAATTTAAAAATATTCCAAAATGGACAATCGATAGTATAAAGCTCTTATTAGTAATTGTTTATTTTTATGCAGGATTGGCAAAGTTAAATTCCGATTGGTTATTTAGAGCAATGCCATTAAAAATATGGTTACCATCAAAGTATGATATACCGTTTATAGGAAATAACGTAATGCAACAAGAATGGTTTCATTACGTAATGAGTTGGAATGGAGCGTTATATGATTTAAGTATTCCTTTTTTATTATTATGGAAAAGAACACGCTTGTTGGCTTTTACATTAGTTGTATTTTTTCATGTATTTACTCGAATTTTATTTCCTATCGGAATGTTTCCGTTTATAATGATAATAGCAACACTCATTTTCTTTGAGGGTACATTTCACGAGAAAATAATCAATAACATAAAACGTGTTTTTAGATTACCCATAGAAAAAATACAAAGTATTGCTAATTACCAGTATTCAAATACAAAAAGAAAAACTATTACTGTAATAGTTGGTGTGTTTTTAATAATTCAACTTTTAATGCCTTGGCGATACTTATTATATCCTGGTGAGTTATTTTGGACAGAGGAAGGATATCGGTTTTCTTGGCGTGTAATGTTAATGGAAAAAGCAGGTTATGCAAGTTTTAAAATAGTAGATGGTAAAACAGGAAAGTTTTTTTATGTTGATAATACCGATTTTTTAACAACGTATCAAGAAAAACAAATGAGTTTTCAGCCCGATTTTATTTTAGAATATGCACATTATTTAGGGGATCATTTTAAAAGAGACGGACATAAAAATATAGAAGTATATGTAGAGAGTTTTGTAGCATTAAATGGACGTTTAAGTGAATCGTATATAAATTCAAATATTGATTTATATCAACAAAAGGAAGGTTTTAAACATAAAAAATGGATATTACCTTTTACCAATAAAATTAAAATTAATGGACTTTAA
- a CDS encoding TonB-dependent receptor domain-containing protein, whose translation MFKYKCKYSKFNESILKILAIVFLLFSTTIYAQHKVSGVITSEKNVPLNKVNIYAKSGKLLAVTNSKGLYQYTTDKQKFIVVFYANEFQLKEQEIVVNKSLILNIKLQSFTEELTEIVIKAQRRKVFELTRLKDVEQTAIFAGKKNEVVLVSETSAALASNNARQIYSQVVGLNIFQNDDAGLQLNIGGRGLDPNRTSNFNTRQNGYDISADVLGYPESYYTPPAEALEKIQIVRGAASLQYGTQFGGLVNFVMKKPNANKPLEIITRNTLGSNNLFTNFTSVSGTKNKFSYFAYYNYKQGDGFRPNSEFHAKNAFAHLGYEFNNSTKLEAEVTYLTYLAHQGGGLTDAMFNENPLQSNRTRNWFEIDWLLYNLKLSHKFSENTNFTFNLFGLDAARKAIGYRTNRVDQEDDNNERDLITGDFKNFGFETRLLSKYTVFNKKATFLIGTKFYKAENTSIQGPGTNGTDASFSSALASYPDYKNQSNYKNPNLNIAVFGENIFYLNDKFSITPGFRFEYIKTESDGFYKKINRDGAGNVILNETDYSNESNQRTFLLLGIGASYKPNSNLEFYGNISQNYRSVTFSDLNIVNQSFSINPLIGDEKGYTSDFGMRGNYKRLISYDLGVFGLFYNDRIGVISKGLPDGRAVLERGNVGKARILGVESLFDFNLKKILDINNDFSFNYFVNASFIKSKYTESQINGVKGNQVEFVPDFNLKTGVKFGYKNFLTSFQYTYLGEQFTDASNSVISGFSAINGVIPSYNVLDFSTSYKYKMFKIEAGVNNLLDEKYFTRRATGYPGPGIIPSSSRNWYVTLEFKI comes from the coding sequence ATGTTCAAATACAAGTGTAAGTACTCTAAATTTAATGAGAGTATATTAAAAATTTTAGCAATCGTATTTTTGCTGTTTTCTACAACAATTTACGCGCAACATAAAGTATCTGGAGTTATAACTTCAGAAAAAAATGTGCCTTTAAATAAAGTTAATATTTATGCAAAATCAGGGAAATTACTTGCGGTAACAAATTCAAAAGGATTATACCAATACACTACAGATAAACAAAAATTTATTGTGGTTTTTTATGCGAATGAATTTCAGTTAAAAGAACAGGAAATAGTTGTAAATAAAAGCCTTATTTTAAATATAAAGCTACAATCTTTTACTGAAGAACTAACTGAAATAGTAATAAAAGCACAACGAAGAAAGGTGTTTGAATTAACACGTTTAAAAGATGTAGAACAAACTGCTATATTTGCGGGTAAAAAAAATGAAGTAGTTTTGGTAAGTGAAACTTCGGCTGCTTTAGCATCAAATAATGCACGTCAAATTTATAGCCAAGTTGTGGGGTTAAATATTTTTCAAAACGACGATGCAGGTTTACAATTAAATATTGGTGGTCGTGGTTTAGACCCTAACAGAACCTCTAATTTTAATACCCGTCAAAACGGTTACGATATTAGCGCAGATGTATTAGGGTATCCTGAGAGTTATTATACGCCTCCGGCAGAAGCATTAGAGAAAATTCAAATTGTTCGTGGTGCTGCTTCATTACAATATGGTACACAGTTTGGAGGTTTGGTAAACTTTGTTATGAAGAAACCAAATGCTAATAAACCTTTAGAAATTATTACTAGAAATACTTTAGGAAGTAATAATTTATTTACCAATTTTACGAGCGTAAGCGGTACAAAAAATAAGTTTAGTTACTTTGCTTATTATAATTATAAACAAGGAGATGGGTTTCGTCCAAACTCTGAATTTCACGCTAAAAATGCCTTTGCACATTTAGGATATGAATTTAACAATAGTACTAAATTAGAAGCTGAAGTTACCTATTTAACATATCTCGCGCATCAAGGTGGTGGTTTAACAGACGCTATGTTTAATGAAAATCCATTACAAAGTAATAGAACTAGAAATTGGTTTGAAATAGATTGGTTGTTATATAATTTAAAATTATCACATAAATTTTCAGAGAATACCAATTTTACATTTAATTTATTTGGTTTAGATGCTGCTAGAAAGGCAATTGGTTATAGAACAAATCGTGTAGATCAAGAAGATGATAATAATGAACGTGATTTAATTACAGGTGATTTTAAAAATTTTGGATTTGAAACTCGTTTATTAAGTAAGTATACAGTTTTTAATAAAAAAGCTACTTTTTTAATAGGAACAAAATTTTATAAAGCTGAAAACACCTCTATACAAGGGCCTGGAACTAATGGAACTGATGCAAGTTTTTCTTCAGCTTTAGCTAGTTATCCGGATTATAAAAATCAATCTAATTATAAAAATCCGAATTTGAATATTGCTGTTTTTGGGGAAAACATATTCTATTTAAACGATAAATTTTCAATAACCCCAGGTTTTAGGTTTGAATATATAAAAACCGAAAGTGATGGTTTTTATAAAAAAATTAATAGAGATGGGGCTGGTAATGTTATTTTAAATGAAACAGACTATAGTAATGAAAGTAATCAACGTACTTTTTTATTGTTAGGCATAGGGGCTAGTTATAAACCAAATAGTAATTTGGAATTTTATGGAAATATATCTCAGAATTACCGTTCTGTAACATTTTCAGATTTGAATATAGTAAACCAATCTTTTAGTATAAATCCGTTAATTGGTGATGAAAAAGGATATACTTCTGATTTTGGAATGCGAGGAAATTACAAGCGTTTAATATCTTATGATCTAGGTGTTTTTGGGCTGTTTTATAATGATAGAATCGGTGTAATATCAAAAGGATTACCAGATGGGAGGGCTGTTTTAGAAAGAGGAAACGTCGGTAAAGCTCGTATTTTAGGTGTTGAGAGTTTGTTTGATTTTAATTTGAAAAAAATACTAGATATTAATAATGATTTTAGTTTTAATTATTTTGTTAACGCTTCGTTTATTAAATCGAAATATACTGAATCTCAGATCAATGGGGTTAAGGGCAATCAAGTAGAGTTTGTACCAGATTTTAATTTAAAAACAGGAGTAAAGTTTGGTTATAAAAACTTTTTAACCAGTTTTCAATATACATATTTAGGAGAGCAATTTACAGATGCCTCAAACTCTGTTATTTCTGGGTTTAGTGCTATTAATGGAGTGATTCCATCATATAACGTATTAGACTTTTCTACATCTTATAAATACAAAATGTTTAAGATAGAAGCAGGTGTAAATAATTTACTTGACGAGAAGTATTTTACACGTAGAGCAACTGGTTACCCAGGACCTGGAATTATACCTTCATCTTCAAGAAATTGGTATGTAACATTAGAATTTAAAATATAA